CTTTGATACATACAGACATTTTCAGCATATAGCTAGTGTAAAAAATAGATTATACAAAAATACTTTTGAAAGATCCTACAATAAATAGTCAGGCCCCAAACCATTACCCGCCTCCAGGCTGTGTTTGGCCGCCAGGGGAAATCACTTGCCTGGGTTTAAGCATTCATTTggtctccagagagagagagagagagaggtacagGTTGCCACCCCAGCGAAAAGCACAAGGGTCGACGCTGGGAAGACCACAACGCCGGGGATTCAGAGGAACAGTGTAACGCTTCCTACCGGCCCCCCCACCACCTCACCCAGCTCCGCGCCCTCCTCTACCGGCCGATCGCTTCAGAGTCGGAACCAGGCCCGTGCCGGACGCCAGCCACTCAGTGACCCTGATCCCATTCTGTTCCCCACATTCCCGTTGACTGCCCCCACACCCCTACCCTCAATCCATGCACACTGGCCGACCGATGCGGGAGGGAACCGGAGTActagggggagtgggggggtggggagggtcacacagacacccacactgaccctcacggggtgggggtggggggtagaaaCAGATCTCTCACGCACAACACCGCAATAGGgactgaacccgggtctctggagcCGCAAGGCGATGGTTCAACGCGTTCCACCACTCCGTACCTCAAAGCCCCATTTCCGACAGACTTCTGTTGGGGAGGTGCAAGGCCGTTTGCGAGGGATTCGGAGAGTAGGGTGGGGTTGGTCCTCGGCCGGGGTGTCTAAATGATTGATCGCTCCTCCCAGCGAAGACCTGCCTGCGCCAATCCTCGGGGGGGACCTCCTACCGTCCCCGCAAAGCCCTCAAAGGACAAGCGGCCTCTGCCCCCCAACCACCTTCCGATCGCAGCCCCTGGCGCCGGGATACGCAGCCGCTCGGGGCTCCTgacgccccccccccgccgagaCGGCCCGCCGGAGAATTTGGGTTCGGCAGCCGCAAGACTCCCCAGCCGCCCTGCAGCGGTTCCGGGGTCGGGCGGCGCCAGGACGCGTGCCGCCCGGTGGGAGGAAGATGGCGGCACTACAGGATATGacgtcaccgccccccccccgcggTCACCTGATGGCCATCGCCTCCCCGCAAGGACAGAAGGGAGATTGGGAATCCATCATTCTTGGGTCAGACGGTGGGTAGTTTGGAGCCAGAATCTCCCgttggctacccatttcaatttgacttcccattcccattctaacttgtccaatggcctcttctactgccatgatgaggccaaagtcaggttggaggggcaatACCTTGTATACCAGCTGGGTAGCCTCTTATCTGATGCCTTGAACATCTCTCACCTcgcccccccaccacccttccAACTTcaatcctctttctttccagtcccgaggaagggtctcagcctgaaacgttgactgtttatccctctccgtagatgctgcccgacctttgTGTCTTGCTATAGATCTGAGTTCTCTGGTTTGGAGATCCCCCCCGCCCCAGTGTTCGCAGCCTGACGCAAAATAAAAAACCCGAAACGCAAGGGTCTGGCCGTCAGACGCATCCAACGATCGAGTGAGCGGAGGTGGGCAAGAAAAGGTTGGGTGGGGTTTAACAAAGAAGGGGAGGCCGCTCTGGCCCTTTCCCGGCCACCCCCTACGCGAGAGCTGATCGGTCCCCCCTGCCCAGGGAACGGTCCCGTTGGAGGGCCCTACAGGGCCACCAGGGTAGGGGAGCTGAGCGAGTCCGACGACTGGTCGCCCCCGCTGCTGCTGCCCCGGCGGTGGGCCGCCGCGCAGGCCTCGGGCGAGGAGAGGGCGCCGGTGGCTGGGCCAGAGGGCCCGGCGGGAGGCTCCGGGTCGTAGGGCGGCACGCTGGGGTAGGTGAAGGCCAGGGAGGCGgtgaagggggtgatggaaggggtgGCGATCAAGGTGGGCGTGTGCAGGGCCTCCACGTCCTGCTTCTCGGCCGGCTGGGACGCGGACGGGATGGAGACGTCCGCCGGGCGGGGCTTGGCCGCCTGCCCTTTGACCTTTGACCCGCAGCCCCTGGACGGCCCGGGTTTGACCCCGCCGTCCTCGGCGATCTTGCAGATGGGTTGGTGAGCCTCCAGGACGAATTCCagcctctccttctccttctgcagctcagcaatctccttctgCAGCGAGGACTTCTTGTCCTCCAGTTGGTCGGTCTCCTGGAAAACGCAAAGAAAAGGGGCAGTTCTGTCAGAGAtttcactttctgaggaagcttaaacaagcatcactccccactaacatcttaactacattctacagaggcgtggttgagagggtgctgaccttttgcatcacaacctggtactccagctgcggtgctgtcgacaaaaaagccttgcagagggtggttaggggagcagagaaggttattggggtctccctaccttctgtccaagacctctttcagagtcgatgcctccagaagacacggtacatcattaaagacccctcacaccctctccatgaactgtttgttcttctgccatcaggtaaacattacaggagcatcaaaactaaaaccacaaggctactaaacagcttcctcccacaggcagtcagactgctaaatagctgctctacctgactctctgctttggacacttttaacttgcactggacacttataactgattttaactgacatgtggctgttgtgctttacgatttattgttatgtttattatttagcgtTGCGTTTGTTATATGtcatgattgcactgcccctgagaaacgctgtctcattctgccctgcagagctgatgcatggttagaatgacaataaagttttttgaatcttgaatttcttCTCGTTTCACCAGAACCGTCAACCCCGGGTAGGGACAGCCTGGGTTAGAAAAAAACTTCAGAGAAAATTTTACCAGTCTTCTAAACTCTACAAAACAGAGTTTGACACAGTGGTCACCCTTGTCTATGTCTCTTGTGGGTCGAATTAATGTcattaaaatgtatatccttcctaaatttttgTATCTATTTCAGTCTTCACCAATTTTCACTTCTAAAGCTTCTTTTTGATgcgttagattctattatttcgtCCTATATATGGAAGGGTAAACGCTGTAGACTTAATAAAGCTCActttcaaaaatc
The DNA window shown above is from Mobula hypostoma chromosome 30, sMobHyp1.1, whole genome shotgun sequence and carries:
- the fosl1a gene encoding fos-related antigen 1a isoform X1; protein product: MKGARVILQRPLGEWGAAIPPHPGRLLKPGDPRCGTSSAVPSLSALSGSQQFQWMVQPSVAGHSASSFYPRPYPYPELGSVPGTSDGLRSGVIRAPFGGRRRKEEELSPEEEERKRLRRERNKLAAAKCRNRRRELTDWLQAETDQLEDKKSSLQKEIAELQKEKERLEFVLEAHQPICKIAEDGGVKPGPSRGCGSKVKGQAAKPRPADVSIPSASQPAEKQDVEALHTPTLIATPSITPFTASLAFTYPSVPPYDPEPPAGPSGPATGALSSPEACAAAHRRGSSSGGDQSSDSLSSPTLVAL
- the fosl1a gene encoding fos-related antigen 1a isoform X3 encodes the protein MVQPSVAGHSASSFYPRPYPYPELGSVPGTSDGLRSGVIRAPFGGRRRKEEELSPEEEERKRLRRERNKLAAAKCRNRRRELTDWLQAETDQLEDKKSSLQKEIAELQKEKERLEFVLEAHQPICKIAEDGGVKPGPSRGCGSKVKGQAAKPRPADVSIPSASQPAEKQDVEALHTPTLIATPSITPFTASLAFTYPSVPPYDPEPPAGPSGPATGALSSPEACAAAHRRGSSSGGDQSSDSLSSPTLVAL
- the fosl1a gene encoding fos-related antigen 1a isoform X2, whose amino-acid sequence is MYPGSQRGQVPYGRSAGSGGAVQKPGDPRCGTSSAVPSLSALSGSQQFQWMVQPSVAGHSASSFYPRPYPYPELGSVPGTSDGLRSGVIRAPFGGRRRKEEELSPEEEERKRLRRERNKLAAAKCRNRRRELTDWLQAETDQLEDKKSSLQKEIAELQKEKERLEFVLEAHQPICKIAEDGGVKPGPSRGCGSKVKGQAAKPRPADVSIPSASQPAEKQDVEALHTPTLIATPSITPFTASLAFTYPSVPPYDPEPPAGPSGPATGALSSPEACAAAHRRGSSSGGDQSSDSLSSPTLVAL